AACATCTTCTGGAAGAAGACCTGCATCCTATCGACATCGTTGAGCACATCGCGACGTATTATGACTGGAACTTTGACCGTATCGCCGACGACCAGATTGCAATGGCGGTTGAAGGCCAATGGAAGACTTATTCCATAACCCTGGCATGGTCGGGTTTTGACGAAACGCTTCGACTTGTGTGTTCATTCGAAAACGAGCCTCCCGAAGAAAAACTGCCGCAGCTCTATGAAGCGCTGAACGCGGTTAACGATGAGTGTTGGACCGGTGCGTTCACGTTCTGGGCAAAGCAACAATTGATGATTTATCGCTATGGATTGGCGTTGACCGGCGGCCAAGTGGCGGGTCCGGAACAGATCGATGCCCTGATCCGTTCGGCTGTTGAGGCATGTGAGCGTTTCTACCCTGCGTTCCAGCTTGTTGTCTGGGGAGACCGCAAGGTTGAAGACGCGATGCAGGTTGCCATTGCAGAGGCCTACGGGCGAGCGTAACACTTTCCCCCAAAGACGAAGGGGGGACTTATGGACATGAAAGATGTGGCCGAAAAAGGGCTGGTTTTGCTGGGTTGCGGCAAAATGGGTTCTGCCATGTTGCAGGGATGGCTGGCCGATGGGCTGCCAGCGACGTCGGTGTGGGTGAAAGACCCTTATCCAAACGATTTTGTGCAACGTGCCGGTGTGCACGTGAATGCCGATCTTCCGGCCTCTCCGGCAATTGTGATTATTGCCGTTAAGCCCCAAATGATGGCGGACGCCCTGCCGGTTTTGGCTGCCATGGGCAACGGTACGACGCTGTTTGTGTCGGTGGCTGCGGGTATTTCCATCGCAACTTACGAAGGCATGCTCGGGAGCGAGACACCTATTGTGCGGGCGATGCCCAACACCCCGGCCGCGGTCGGCAAGGGTATCACTGCGATAGTTGCCAATGCGCATGCTGGCGATGATGGTCTGGGTGCCGCCGAAGGGCTGTTGCAGGCTGTCGGCCAAGTGGTGCGTCTTGAGCGCGAAGAGCAGATGGATGCGGTTACCGGTGTAAGCGGTTCCGGTCCGGCTTATGTGTTTCATCTGATTGAAACTTTGGCGGCGGCAGGCGAGGCCCAAGGGCTTTCCGCCGACTTGTCGATGGCATTGGCAAAGGCGACGGTTGCTGGGGCGGGCGTGTTGGCGGAGCTTGCAGAGGAAACACCCGAGCAACTCCGTATCAATGTGACCAGCCCGAATGGTACAACGCAAGCGGGACTTGAGGAGTTGATGGACCCTGCGAACGGCCTGCCGCCTTTGATGCTACGTACAGTCGGGGCCGCCACATTGCGCAGTCGGGAGTTGGCAAATGGGTGACATCGACTTTGACGACTTTCTCAAGGTCGATATCCGCGTCGGTACCGTGACCCGCGCAGAGCCTTATCCTGAGGCCCGCAAGCCAGCAATCAAGCTTTGGGTCGACTTCGGTGATGAAATTGGTGAGCGAAAGAGTTCGGCCCAGATCACAAAGCATTACGATCCAGAGCAGTTGATCGGCAAACAGGTGATGGCGGTTGTGAATTTTCCACCACGCCAGATTGGCAAGTTTATGAGCGAAATACTCGTTCTTGGGCTGCCGGACGAACATGGTGACATTGTTCTGATCGGCCCCGATAAGGGCGTCCCCGTGGGAGGGCGAATGCATTGAAAAAGCTCTATATTACAAGGCCGCTGCCTGAACCCGTTGTGGCCGCCGCCCGAGAAGAATTCGACGTGGTTTTGAGGCGCAACACGAGCCCTTTGAGCCAGAGTGACATGCGCACAGCTTTGCGTGACTATGATGCCGTGTTGCCCACGTTGGGGGATATGTTTGATGCCAAAGTCTTCGCGGATGTGCCGGAGCCGCGGTGCAAGCTGTTGGCCAATTTCGGAGTTGGCTACAACCACATAGACGTGGCAGCGGCAAAGACGGCCGGCGTCGAAGTCACCAACACGCCAGGAGCTGTTACAGACGCAACCGCTGACATTGCGATGACACTGATGCTCATGAGCGCGCGCCGCGCCGCAGAAGGCGAGCGGTTGGTGCGATCAGGTAAGTGGACCGGCTGGCATCCAACCCAGATGCTTGGCATGCATCTTTCGCGAAAAACCGTGGCGATTGCCGGAATGGGGCGTATTGGGCAGGCCATTGCACAGCGTTGCTATTTCGGATTTGGCATGAAGGTAATGTACTGGAATCGTTCTGAAAAAACGATGGAGTTTGATGCCGAACGTGTGGAAGACCTTACGGAGATGGCTGCCGTCGCAGACGTCGTGGTTGCCGCCGTCCCAGGCGGCTCGGAAACGCAGCATCTGTTTGATGCGGATGTGTTCAACGCCATGCAGCCGCACGCCCATTTCATAAATATCTCGCGTGGCGAGGTGGTCGACGAACAGGCGCTGATTTCTGCGTTGCAGGACAATGTCATCGGCGGTGCAGGCCTGGATGTTTACGAATTCGAACCTGATGTACCAGAGGCGTTGCGCCAGCTTGAGAACGTCACATTGCTTCCGCATCTGGGGACTGCCGCGCTAGAGGTCCGGACGCAAATGGGAATGATGGCCGTTGAAAATTTGAAGGCCTTTGCGCAAGGCAAGGCGCTTCCGAACAAGGTTTAGAAACCGGTCTCTGCAAAGCATCTGCAGAACGTAGGTATTGTGTCGGTGTCATTCAGGGGGGAGGTCGTTCATGGCCTCGCGCCAATGACGCCTGCACAGGGACACATAGGTCTCGTTGCCGCCAATCTGGACCTGAGCCCCCTCTCGCAACGCGTTGCCGTTTTCGTCCTGTCGAACGACCATTGTCGCCTTCTTGCCGCAGTGGCAGATCGTACGGACCTCACGCATTTCGTCAGAGAGCGCCAGAAGTGCCGCCGAACCGGGGAACAGATGGCCCTGAAAATCGACGCGCAGGCCATAACACATGACCGGTACTTTGAGGTCGTCTACCACCCTTGCCAGTTGCCAGACCTGATCCTGTGTCAGGAACTGCGCCTCATCAATGAAGACACAGTTGAAGGGATCTTTGGCCAGTTGGTCTCGTATCTTTGCAAAAAGATCCGTGCTGCCGTCGAACGTGTCCGCTGCGGCCGAGATACCGATGCGGGAGGCAATCTTTCCCTCGCCGGCGCGATCATCAAGGCGCGCGGTCAACAGATACGTGTGCATACCGCGTTCACGGTAGTTGTGGGAGGCTTGCAGAAGCACCGTCGATTTGCCGGCGTTCATGGTCGAGTAGTTGAAATAGAGCTTGGCCATGGGCGTGGTGATAAATCCAAGGCGTGGTTGCTCGCAAGATCAAAGCAAAACGGGGCGGAAATTTTTCAATTTCCGCCCCGCCCCGACGCTGAGGGTGCACTTCCCGCTCCGAAAGGCCTTGACCTTTGGGGATGGAATGAAGCGGTCCGTGCGGCCGAGGAGGTTGAGGGGCACCGATGGACAGTTCGGTATTTGCCTAACCAACCCCTTTGCGAAAAACGTCAAACTCGTCACGCCGAACAAATGCATCCGGTCTTTTTCAAATGACAAATTCGGGTTAAGTCTTTAATGGGAAAAGACTTGGCATATTCCCCCAAAACAGGGGCGCCGGAAAACGGAGCACATGTAATGAGTGTTGTAGGCAGCTATCTCAAGAAACACACCGAGGCTCTGGTCAAGGATGTTGGCATTGAGGCGGCGTGTGAATTGACCGGGAAGTCCAAGGCGACTTTGGGTAGGTATTATTCCTCACATGACGAGCATCTTGATCGGTTTATGCCGATTGATGCGGTTGCGGCTTTGGAGGAAGCGTCCTCTTACCCGCATGTGACTTCTGCGCTTGCAGAGCTGAAGGGCAGCACTTTGAATCACGACGACCGTCGGCGCAATTCCAATGACAAAGGCGGTGTAAATGCCGACGTGATTGCTCTGAGCCAACGGTTTGCGGTGCTGATGGCGGAATACAGTCAGTCCATCGAGGACGGGATTATCACGGTGAGTGAAGCCAAGCGGCTTTTGCGTGAGACAGTTGCGTTGCAACAGGTGTTGGTGGACATGAAATTGCACCTTGAGGAGGAAACCGTCTGAGCTCTGACCGAACCGGGCGCAGGCCGATATTTGAGGCCGAGCGCCACACACCGGAACTGTTACAAAATTTCCTCGTGGATCTGGAAACCACCCAGAGTTCTGCCGAGGTGTGGGCCTTGATCGTTGATATCGGGCGCACGTTGAACCTGCCTTACATCGATTTCGTCACGGCCAATAACTACGCGGACTGGCAAAAAATGCTGTTCGTGCGAACGTCGTATGACTCAAGTTGGCTCAATGCGTTCAACACGGACCCAGAGATCATTAAATGGTCCTATTTCAGGACACATGCGATGGAACGCCTGACCCCGATTGCGATTGGTCTTGAGTTCATCGACGAGTACATGCACATCCCCGAGCAACGATACAAAGTTCTGGAAGAAGCTGCCCGTCGCGGTTTGCGTGCGGGGTTTTCAGTGCCTTTGCGTTCGCATGCTCCACCGCAGTCCTCGATGATCACCTTTTCGGGTGATCACTCCAAGCGCGAGATGAAGCGTATCATTCAGACGCATGGCTGGGTTCTCAACACTGTCGCGGTGATGGGGTTCCAGCGATACATGACTCATTTTTCTGCGGAGTTTATCGATCGCAACCGGATTTCCGAAAAGCAGCGCGAGTTGCTTGAGATGATTGGCGGGGGTCTTCAGGACAAGGTGATTGCCGAACAGTTGGGCGTCACGGTTTCAGCCGTACGTCAGCGCATGAACAATCTGCTGTCCAAGACAGGTTTGAACAACAGGGCCGATCTTGCGGCGCTCGCCATGAGTGTGGGGCTGGTGCCTGATCCGCTGAGCCGGGGCGCAGATCCTGATCCCGTGATTCTTGTCGAGATGGGAGTCGCGCCGCAGGGAAAAGGGCGGTTCCGCAAAGTTTCGCCAAAGGTAGAGAAAAGCGACGACTGAAACTCCGTCGTGCTGCCTACCAAAAAGGGTGCCCCGGAAAACCGAAGCACCCTAGCGTCATAAAAAGACATACAGGAACAAGTGCACGGGTGTGCAACAACCTCTGCACGGGACAGCACAGAGCAGAAGGGGGCTTTGGAGTAATTCCTCTACCGGGCCTGATGATGCGGGTCGCCTGGGGAAGCAACACTGTGCAACATCAGCACCTTCCACCAACTATGCTAGCGCACGAATGTAACCGATTCTGTTAACAACTTTGCCTTAGTTTCGCAAAATTGGCTGTGAATTGTGGTAGGTATCGAGTTTGTGACTGGCAATAATATCAGTTTTTGCCATTCCCTTATGCGGTGAAAAGCGACTCAGGAGTTCACGGAGTCGGGCAGTGTCAGTGGCGGCGTACCAGCACTGAACCAACGGAATAGCCGGCTCCGAAAGAGCAGATCATCCCGTAGTCGCCCGCTTGCATGTCATCCGAATACTTTGAGAAAGCGATGATCGAACCTGCCGAAGAGGTGTTGGCATAGTCCTGCAGGATGTTGGGCTGTTCTCCGGCTTCCGGCGTACGGCCCATTACTTTTTTGCCGATGAAATCGTTCATGGATTTGTTCGCCTGATGCAGCCAAAGACGACGGACGTCGCTGACGCCTTCATCGCCCAAATGGTTCAGCATGTGCGTCGAGACCATCGGAACCACTTCCTTGAACACTTTGCGGCCGTTTTGCATGAACTGCATGTCGCGCCGGTCCACAACACCGTCAGGACGTGAGCGGCGCAGGAAGCCGTTGTTATTTCGGATGTTGTTTGAGAACTGGGTGGCGCACCGCGTTGAAATGATCTCGAAGTAGTCACCCTTGGCGTCTTCGGAGCGTTCGATCACTGTGGCGGTCGCCACGTCGCCGAAAATGAAATGGCAGTCCCGATCGCGCCATTCCAGGTGGCCGGAGCAGATTTCCGGGTTCACCACAATGGCGCGGCGGACTGACCCGGAACGAACCATGTCTGCAGCGGCCTGAATGCCAAAGGTCGCCGAAGAACAGGCTACGTTCATGTCAAACGCAAACCCGTTTGCGCCAAGCTCTTTCTGAATTTCGATGGCGACCGCGGGATAAGCGCGTTCCATGTTGGACGCGGCGCAGATCACCAAATCGATGTCGGAGCCCTCCAGACCGGCTTGCGTGAGGGCCTTGCCACAAGCGTCAATTGCCATTTCGGTCATCACGCCGGGTTCGTCGTCCGAACGCTGGCGCAGAAGAGGGTGCATGATATCCGGGTTCAGGACACCAGTCTTGTCGAGCACGTGGCGTTGTTCGATGCCGGAGGCTTTGAAAATGAACTCGCTGGAGGAGTGCGGTATGGGTTCAAGCTCGCCAGCGGCAATGGCCTCAGCGTTCTGCGCATTCATTTTGTCGGCATACGCGTTGAAGCTTTCGACCAACTCATCGTTGGTGATGACTTCGCTGGGCGTAAAGACACCGGTGCCGGTGATTGCTGGCTTGAACATAACGCTTCCCCTCGCAGTTCTGGTGGCAGGCAGCTAGCACCCAAACCGCCGGAAACGTCAAGGGTTTCCTCTGGGTCAACCGGGCGCCGGCAAGCCTGTGGGCGTTGGGTTCAGCTGCGCAACCAGCCACCAAAAATACGGGCCAAAAGTCCGGGGCGCGCAGCGGTTCCGTCGAGAGCGGGGTCAGTCACCGGAGAAAGCGCCCGCTCCTCGGCAGTTGCCCCTTCTGTGTTGAACTGGAGCCGGTGGAGCTCTGCGTAAACGCCGCCCCGTTTCAGAAGCTCATCATGAGTGCCTTCGTCCACGACCCGACCCTTGTCCATTACGACGATCTTGTCCGCGCCGCGAACGGTCGAGAGGCGGTGCGCGATCACCAGAGTGGTCCTACCCTCGGACAGGCCGTCGAGTGCTTTCTGAACGACGGCTTCGGACTTGGTGTCCAGCGCAGACGTTGCCTCATCGAGAAGCAGGACTGGCGTGTCGCGCAACAAGGCACGGGCAATCACAACACGTTGGCGCTGACCGCCGGAAAGATTGGAGCCGCGCGGGCCGACTTCGCTGTCGAGGCCATTTGCAAGCTTGGGTAGGAAGTCTGACACGTGGGCCGCGTCGAGAACTTTGTTGAGCTCCTCGTCGGAGACGTTTTCACGCCCGAGTAGGATATTTTCGCGAATTGTATCGTCGAACAGCAAGGCTTCTTGACTGACGACCGAAAACAGGTTGCGGAGATCATCCAGTGTCAGGTCGCGGTTGTTCACATCCTGCAGAAGGATTTCGCCCGACTGCGGATCGACAAGGCGGGTCAGCACGTTGAAGATCGTGGACTTGCCTGCGCCGGACGCGCCCACAATCGCCGTTGTTTTTCCGGCTTCAGCGGTGAATGTGGTCCCGCTCAGAACAGGTGTGTCGCCATAGGACAGGTTAACTTTGGACAGAGAAATTCGCGGAACACCTGCGGGCACCGGTTTTGGTTTCGCCGGATCCTTGATCGATGGAATGAGTTCCATCAGTTCTTTCAGGCGTTCGATCGCCGCCGCGGCCACCTGCCATCTGCCAGTGAGTCCTGCGAGACTGCGAAGCGGTTCGAACATCATGCCCATGGCCGTGAAAAAGGCCATGAATTCACCAACCGTTTTTTCGCCAGACACAATTTCGGACCCGCCAAACAGCAAGACGCAGAATACGCCCAGTCCGGCAGTCACATCAACAAGGCCACCGATGGAGGCCGACCCACCGGCCGCCTTGATTTGGGCGGTGACCAGAGACTTTGTGTCACGACGGAAGCGGTCCGACTGATATTGCTCAAGCCTGTTGAGCTTGGTGGGCACGATACCGTGGAAAATTTCGTCCAGCCGCGTGGCTAGATCCGCGCCCAGATCGCGTGCTTCACGCGCTCGACGCCGCACAAATCGTTGTGCGACCAGGGCTGGCAGGACCAGAAGAGGAGTGCCAACGAACGCAACCAACGTCCAGCGCCAGTCTATGCTGAGTGCCACGCCAACCAGCGATACCAATGCAATGGCATCGCGGCCGGCGCCGAGAATAAACGCCGACCATACGTTGTTGATCGCACCAACATCAGCCTGAATGCGCTGGATCAGATGCCCTGGAGGGTGGGTTTGGTGAAAGGCGTTATCCTGCACCATAAGTTGCGAAACCAAGGCCATGCGCAGGTCGGCCGTCGATTTTTGGGAAACGAAGGATACGATCAACTTGTGTGAGACGCTGGTGACACCTCGCAGCATGAAGATGGCGCCGAAAACCATCGAAACGGTAAAGAGCGCGCCAGTGCTGCCGCTGCCAAAGGCAGAGTCAAACATGGGCTTCATCATGTAGCTGAAAGCGCCCAAAGAAGCGCCTTCGAGCGCCATCATGATACCGGCTGCTATCAGGAACCATTTGTATTTCTTGAGATAACCAACCCAGACCCAACGCAATAGGGGCCAGGCTCTGGTTTCGGGCAGGGTCTTTTGCGTGTCCACAAGCGACGCCTTCTGTTGTGACCGTTCCGCACGGTTTACTCCGCTGTTAACGGTGAGGCCAGCGTAATTTGGCCACCGGCGGATTGACGCCGCCGCAGTTGGGCGTAGTGTCGGCCTGCCTAAACTCAGGAGAGCCCGTAATGACCTTGGCACATGGCCAAACCTATTTGGCAATTCCAGGACCGTCGGTGATGCCGGAAGCGGTGTTGCGCGAAATGCATCGCGGAGCGCCGAACATCTATGAAGGCGAGCTGATCGACCTGACCTATGGCCTGTTGCCCGACCTGAAAATGGTCGCGGGCACGGCTCATGATGTCGCCATCTACATCGGCAATGGTCACGCAGCCTGGGAAGCGTCATTGGCCAATGTACTTGCTCCGGATGACAAAGTGCTGGTGCCTGTGGCGGGTTCTTTTGGTCTTGGTTGGGGGGATGTCGCGCAATGCCGCGGAATCGAGACCGACGTGATCGATTTCGGTCGACGTGCTCCGATTGATCCTGCCCGGGTGGCGGAGGCGTTGGCGGCGGATACTGACCACAAAATCAAAGCTGTGCTTGCGGTCCATGTGGATACCTCGACCTCGGCCAAGAGCGACATTCCCGCTATCCGCGCTGCAATAGATTCGGTGGGGCATCCGGCCTTGTTGATGGTGGACTGTATCGCGTCTCTGGGATGCGACAGGTTCGAGATGGACGCCTGGGGCGCGGACGTCATGGTTGCTGCGAGCCAAAAAGGTCTGATGGTGCCGCCGGGTGCAGCCTTTGTGTTCTTCAATGACAAGGCCCAAGCTGCGCGTGCCGGACTTGATCGGGTCAGCAAGTATTGGGACTGGCAGCCGCGTGCCAATCCGGAACTTTATTACCAGCTGTTTTGCGGAACGGCGCCGACCCATCATCTTTACGGTCTGCGGGTTGCTCTGGACATGATCAAAGACGAAGGACTCGAGGCTGTATGGGCACGACATGAAGTCCTGGCCAAAGCAATCTGGGCAGCCGGCGAAGCATGGGGTCGTGGCGGTCCGTTTGAGCTTAATATCGCAGATGCGGCCGCGCGGAGTCATGCGGTAACCTCATTGCGGATCGGAAAGGAACATGGCACGCGGTTGAGACGCTGGTGTCAGGATCAGGCCGGGCTCACGCTTGGGATCGGGTTGGGAATGAGCACTGAAGACGATCCCAAGGGAGACGGATTTTTCCGGTTCGGGCACATGGGGCATGTCAACGCGCAGATGATCCTTGGCATGCTGGCAACGGTACAGACAGGGCTGCGTGTTCTGGATATTCCGCACGGGGCCGGTGCGCTTGAGGCGGCGGCAGATGTAATCGGCCAGGCTTAGCGGTTTGCGAGCCGGGTGATACCCTTGTTGAGCAGCCAGCCGGTGAGCAGTACCCAGCCGAACCCGAAGAACGCCCAGATCGCGGCGAATATCCAAAGCAGGTTCACAAACCCCAGCACAAGGCAGGCGGTGGTGTAGTTTTCGACGCGCTTAACCGGACTGGACATGGTACACTCCCTGTCTGGAAGTGTAGCGCAGTTTCCACCGTTGGCTTGCCACAAAATCGTGAGGGCCTGCCTGCCTGTCTTTTATCCGAGTTCGGCCAGCACGTCTTCAAGGGCCTCATCAAACAGCGCGAGCGCTTCTGATGGGCCGCAGCTCAGCCGAATGCAACGGTTTTGGGGTTCAACAAATGGCATTCGCACAAAAACACCGCGCGCTACGAGACCATCGAGAATAGATTTGGCATAGGTTGCGTCGCGCCCGCAGTCGATGGCGACGAAATTGGTCGCGGACGGCAGGGCTTTCAAACCGAATTTGGCGGCAATTCCGGTTATTGTGTCTCGGGCTTCGGCGACCTTTACCTGCGTCTCGGCCAGCCAGTCGGCATCCTTCAAAGCCGCAAGAGCCCCAGCTTGCGCCGCGCGGTTCATACCGAAGTGGTTGCGAATTTTTTCGAACGACCGGATGAAATCCGCTTCGCCCATTGCGTACCCCACACGGGCACCAGCCATGCCATAACCCTTGGAAAACGTTCGCATGCGGATCACACGCGGGTCATTGATGTCAACAGGCGCTGCGGTGCCTTCGGGTGCCAGTTCGATATAGGCCTCATCGATCAGCAAGACGCATCCGTCGGGGATATTGTCCAGCTGCGCGACGATGTCGGCACCCGAGCGCCAGCTGCCCATTGGGTTGTCCGGATTGGCAAAATAAACCAGTTTCGCGTCGACTTCGGCCGCTTTTGTCAGAAGCGCGGGAAGGTCTTCCGCGTCATCGTGGTATGGTACTTTGTGCAGGACGCCGCCAAATCCTGCGACGTGGTAGTTGAACGTAGGGTAGGCGCCGTCCGAAGTCACCACCGAGTCGCCCTGTTCCACAAGCAGCCGAACGAGGTAGCCAAGCAGACCATCGATTCCTTCGCCAACGACGATGTTTTGTGGCGTGACGCCGTGGTGGTCAGCCAAAGCGTGGCGCAGGTCGTGGCTTTCGGGGTCGCCGTACATCCAGATGCCGGACGCGGCCTGTTCCATTGCCGCAATCGCTTTGGGCGAAGGGCCAAAGATATTTTCGTTGGCGCCAAGGCGGGCCGCGAACGGGCGCGACATCGCGCGTTCCTGTGCCTCGGGGCCGACAAAGGGCACAGTGGCGGGAAGGGATTGGGCGAGTTTGGTATAGCGTGGTCCGGTCATGAAGGTTAACTGCCGCAAGGACGTCTGTGCGGCAAGAGAAAATGCCCTCACGTCAGGGTGGATTTCTTTGGGAGCCTTGGAAGAGTAGGCTGCGAGAAACCGAATTTTTGAGGAGGCTGGCCATGGCCCGCGTATCTGTAGAGGTCGAAAACCATATTGCCCGCGTCACCCTGACGCGCGGTGATAAGATGAATGCACTTGATCCGGCAATGCTGGAGGCGATTGCCGAAGCCGGAGAAAGTCTGATGGATCGGGACGACGTGCGTGTCGTGGTGCTGTCGGGCGAAGGCGCGTCTTTCTGTGCCGGTCTTGACGTGATGAGCTTTGGCGCGATGGCAGGCAAAGATCCGGTCGAACTGCTTGAACCGCGCACCCACGGCAACGCAAATCTGTTCCAGCAGGTTCCGCTGGTTTGGCGCAAGCTGCCGATGCCGGTGATCTGTGCGGTGCAGGGCGTGGCATACGGTGGTGGTCTCCAGATTGCGCTGGGTGCGGATGTGCGTTTCGCGGCGCCGGGCACCAAGTTTTCGATCATGGAAATGAAATGGGGCATCGTGCCAGACATGGGCGGCATGGCATTGCTGCCGCATCTGACCCGTTCGGATGTGATCCGTCGACTGACCTACACAGCGGCGCCATTTGAGGCTGCACAAGCTCTGGAATGGGGATTGGTGAGCGAGATTGCCGAGGATCCGCTGGCTGCAGCGTTGGCTCTGGCGGAAGAGATCGCGGGTAAGAGCCCCTCTGCGATCCGCGCGGCGAAGGCGCTCATCGGTTTTGCCGAAGACAACATGCACGATCCGGACGCGGTTTTGCTGGAAGAAAGCAAAGTACAGGCGCAACTGATGGGAAAGCCTCACCAGATGGAAGTTATCGCCGCGAACCTGCAAAAGCGCCCCGCAAAGTTTAGCTGATCCTATTCAGGAGAGGCGGGATCGATCCCGCTCAGCAACCATTTTGTGAGCAAGATTAAGGGCGCCTTCGGGCGCCTTTATTTCATGAATTTAGCGTAAGCTTCGCGTTCTACGTTATAGGACAGTTCGAGCTTGGCCATTTTCGCCATTAGCTCTTTTTTCTTGTCGGGATTGGTGGCTTGCCGCAATTCCTCGCGGGCAGCGTCCAACTGTTCCTTCAGAACGAACTGGCGGGGCCGTACGCCTGCTCCTGCCATGATCGAATGGCCAACGGCGGTGCCGGCGTCTTCGATTACAGGGCGGTCCGGCAAAGGCTTTCCTTCTCCGGACAGGTTGCGGAGTTGACCCTCGGCCTGTGCCTTGAGGATCTGGCGTTCGATAAGGGCGTCAAGTGAGCGTGTCATCCCCAAGAGGTAGGTATGACACGCCCAGTTTCAAAGGTCTCAGTCCAGTTCGGCAAGTTTTTGCAGAGCGGCCTTGATTTTGGCCTCTTCTTCCTCGCGAGCAGCCAGATTGGCACGGGCTTCCTCGACGACCTCATCCGGCGCGGAGGCGACGAACTTGGGGTTGTTCAGACGCCCACGCAATCCGCCGAGTTCTTTGGCAAGTTTGCCCAAGCCTTTCTCAAGGCGTGCTTTTTCAGCATCGATGTCGATGATGTCCGCCAACGGCAGGCCGAAAGTTGCGCCGTCAACAGCCACCGTGGCCGTGCCTTTGGGGAAGGTCGCGACCTCCTCCATGGACACAACGCGCGCGATCTTGAAGATGAGCGCCTTGTTGCGTGCAAAGGCCTCGCGGTTCTGGTCGGTGATCTCGCTGACGACAACGTCGATCTTGGCACCGGCGTTTACACCCATCTGGGCGCGCACAGAGCGGATGTTGTCGATCACGGAAATCACCCAGTTCATCTCGCGGTCGGCATCGGCATCCACGAAATCCGCCGCCGTGTAGGTCGGCCAATCTGCGTGTACGAGCATTTTGGACCGCTCAGCCAGCTGGCCCCAGAGTTCTTCGGTGATGAAGGGCATGATCGGGTGCAGCAGGATCAGGCATTGGTCAATGACCCAGCGCATGGTGGCCTTGGTCTCGGCCACTGCAGCGGCGTCCTCGGAGCCAAAGAGCGGCTTGGAGAATTCCAGATACCAGTCGCAGACCTTGCCCCAGACGAAGGCATAGAGCGCGGAGGCGGCGTCGTTGAAGCGGAAGCTTTCCAGCGCTGCGTCGACCTCTTCGCGGACTTTGGCGGTTTCACCGACGATCCAGAGGTTGGCGGTTTGCGTGAGTTTTTCGCCGGACCATGCGGCCACGTCGTCTGCGAAGACGTCGTTCATCTCGGCAAAACGCGCGGCGTTCCAGAGTTTGGTGCCAAAGTTGCGGTAGCCCGCGATACGCTGCATGTCGAGTTTCAGCACGCCTCCAAGCGCGGCCATAGCAGCGGAGGAGAAGCGCAGCGCGTCGGCGCCGTATTCGTCGATGATTTCCAGCGGGTCCATGACGTTGCCGGTGGATTTGGACATCTTCTTGCCCTTGGCGTCGCGCACGAGGCCGTGCAGGTAGACCGTGTCAAACGGCACCTGATCCACAACGGCCAGCTGCATCATCATCATGCGGGCAACC
This genomic window from Shimia isoporae contains:
- a CDS encoding DnaJ family domain-containing protein is translated as MTRSLDALIERQILKAQAEGQLRNLSGEGKPLPDRPVIEDAGTAVGHSIMAGAGVRPRQFVLKEQLDAAREELRQATNPDKKKELMAKMAKLELSYNVEREAYAKFMK
- a CDS encoding pyridoxal-phosphate-dependent aminotransferase family protein, yielding MTLAHGQTYLAIPGPSVMPEAVLREMHRGAPNIYEGELIDLTYGLLPDLKMVAGTAHDVAIYIGNGHAAWEASLANVLAPDDKVLVPVAGSFGLGWGDVAQCRGIETDVIDFGRRAPIDPARVAEALAADTDHKIKAVLAVHVDTSTSAKSDIPAIRAAIDSVGHPALLMVDCIASLGCDRFEMDAWGADVMVAASQKGLMVPPGAAFVFFNDKAQAARAGLDRVSKYWDWQPRANPELYYQLFCGTAPTHHLYGLRVALDMIKDEGLEAVWARHEVLAKAIWAAGEAWGRGGPFELNIADAAARSHAVTSLRIGKEHGTRLRRWCQDQAGLTLGIGLGMSTEDDPKGDGFFRFGHMGHVNAQMILGMLATVQTGLRVLDIPHGAGALEAAADVIGQA
- a CDS encoding ABC transporter ATP-binding protein translates to MDTQKTLPETRAWPLLRWVWVGYLKKYKWFLIAAGIMMALEGASLGAFSYMMKPMFDSAFGSGSTGALFTVSMVFGAIFMLRGVTSVSHKLIVSFVSQKSTADLRMALVSQLMVQDNAFHQTHPPGHLIQRIQADVGAINNVWSAFILGAGRDAIALVSLVGVALSIDWRWTLVAFVGTPLLVLPALVAQRFVRRRAREARDLGADLATRLDEIFHGIVPTKLNRLEQYQSDRFRRDTKSLVTAQIKAAGGSASIGGLVDVTAGLGVFCVLLFGGSEIVSGEKTVGEFMAFFTAMGMMFEPLRSLAGLTGRWQVAAAAIERLKELMELIPSIKDPAKPKPVPAGVPRISLSKVNLSYGDTPVLSGTTFTAEAGKTTAIVGASGAGKSTIFNVLTRLVDPQSGEILLQDVNNRDLTLDDLRNLFSVVSQEALLFDDTIRENILLGRENVSDEELNKVLDAAHVSDFLPKLANGLDSEVGPRGSNLSGGQRQRVVIARALLRDTPVLLLDEATSALDTKSEAVVQKALDGLSEGRTTLVIAHRLSTVRGADKIVVMDKGRVVDEGTHDELLKRGGVYAELHRLQFNTEGATAEERALSPVTDPALDGTAARPGLLARIFGGWLRS
- a CDS encoding pyridoxal phosphate-dependent aminotransferase; protein product: MTGPRYTKLAQSLPATVPFVGPEAQERAMSRPFAARLGANENIFGPSPKAIAAMEQAASGIWMYGDPESHDLRHALADHHGVTPQNIVVGEGIDGLLGYLVRLLVEQGDSVVTSDGAYPTFNYHVAGFGGVLHKVPYHDDAEDLPALLTKAAEVDAKLVYFANPDNPMGSWRSGADIVAQLDNIPDGCVLLIDEAYIELAPEGTAAPVDINDPRVIRMRTFSKGYGMAGARVGYAMGEADFIRSFEKIRNHFGMNRAAQAGALAALKDADWLAETQVKVAEARDTITGIAAKFGLKALPSATNFVAIDCGRDATYAKSILDGLVARGVFVRMPFVEPQNRCIRLSCGPSEALALFDEALEDVLAELG
- a CDS encoding crotonase/enoyl-CoA hydratase family protein, which gives rise to MARVSVEVENHIARVTLTRGDKMNALDPAMLEAIAEAGESLMDRDDVRVVVLSGEGASFCAGLDVMSFGAMAGKDPVELLEPRTHGNANLFQQVPLVWRKLPMPVICAVQGVAYGGGLQIALGADVRFAAPGTKFSIMEMKWGIVPDMGGMALLPHLTRSDVIRRLTYTAAPFEAAQALEWGLVSEIAEDPLAAALALAEEIAGKSPSAIRAAKALIGFAEDNMHDPDAVLLEESKVQAQLMGKPHQMEVIAANLQKRPAKFS